One Sodalinema gerasimenkoae IPPAS B-353 DNA segment encodes these proteins:
- a CDS encoding DUF7682 family zinc-binding protein, with protein MAKRRKKTFPCGHKGHGKTCHRCEQERREREKQLQAFHKKKAEKEAWEASFEQDDIDLRSLPQYVVVKARDIISGLAEHQSYRDFNGKRMRHDRQVISIPITRNYRMICRDDGDWVIPQSVLSHEDYNVKKPGA; from the coding sequence ATGGCTAAACGACGAAAAAAAACATTTCCCTGTGGACATAAAGGGCATGGCAAAACCTGTCATCGCTGTGAACAAGAACGCCGAGAACGGGAGAAGCAATTACAGGCATTTCACAAGAAAAAAGCAGAGAAAGAAGCCTGGGAAGCAAGCTTTGAGCAGGATGATATTGATTTGCGATCGCTGCCTCAATATGTGGTCGTCAAAGCCAGAGATATTATATCCGGCTTAGCCGAACACCAAAGTTATCGCGACTTTAATGGCAAGCGAATGAGACACGATCGCCAAGTCATTAGTATACCCATCACTCGCAACTATCGCATGATTTGCCGCGATGATGGCGATTGGGTGATCCCGCAGTCGGTGTTATCCCATGAAGACTATAACGTCAAAAAACCTGGAGCGTAG
- a CDS encoding histidine phosphatase family protein, producing the protein MTSNRSSNNQTPQTIWIARHGHRYDFQYPDWFETARRRYDPPLSEQGLQQAQELAQRLEQEYDQGSSRLTIVSSPFRRCVTTANAVAERLGTGIYLEWGIGEWLNPDWMTEMPEIASPEELQAEFPRLDLSYRSRSQPQYPEVSQEDCWRRSGETARELARQTSGDLLLLGHGATVLGMTQGLLGHPVDMQTACCCLVKLTRYDGDWCLELKGDTSHLSETESQIRLN; encoded by the coding sequence ATGACCTCCAACCGCTCCTCAAACAATCAGACTCCACAGACCATCTGGATTGCACGACATGGTCATCGTTATGATTTCCAATATCCAGACTGGTTTGAAACCGCTCGCCGACGTTATGACCCCCCTCTCTCTGAACAGGGATTACAACAAGCTCAGGAACTGGCTCAACGATTAGAACAGGAGTATGACCAGGGTTCGTCGAGGTTGACGATTGTTAGCTCTCCCTTTCGTCGTTGTGTCACCACGGCTAATGCGGTGGCCGAACGTTTGGGAACGGGGATTTATCTGGAATGGGGAATTGGCGAATGGCTCAATCCGGACTGGATGACGGAAATGCCAGAAATTGCCTCTCCTGAGGAATTGCAGGCAGAATTTCCTCGCCTAGACTTGAGCTATCGATCGCGATCGCAACCCCAGTATCCTGAAGTCAGTCAAGAAGATTGTTGGCGACGCTCGGGAGAAACGGCCCGTGAGCTGGCCCGTCAAACGAGCGGCGACCTTCTCTTGCTGGGTCATGGAGCAACGGTGTTAGGGATGACGCAAGGCTTACTGGGTCATCCGGTCGACATGCAGACCGCTTGTTGCTGTTTGGTCAAATTAACCCGATATGACGGGGATTGGTGCTTGGAACTCAAGGGGGATACGAGCCATTTAAGCGAAACGGAAAGCCAGATACGCCTAAACTAA
- a CDS encoding glucokinase has product MSVVLAGDIGGTKTILRLVEVTQHQNHPQLQLLHEQTYPSQDYPDLVPIAAGFLKEAEYSGPVQRACFGIAGPVVNNSSQLTNLSWSLEGTRLARELEIKSVTLINDFAAIGYGVLGLDEADLHRLQEVNPAQKQRRDAPLAVLGAGTGLGQCFLISYGTQTHVGATEGGHSDFAPRTALEFELLDYLKSSQSLDRVSVERVVSGQGIVSIYEFLCDRHFADHANCRQMLAAETPAAAISEAALEESDEISQKTMEMFVSAYGAEAGNLALKLLPYRGLYIAGGIAAKILPLLHRNQTFMTAYLDKGRVSPLLKEIPVEVVLEPKVGLIGAAICADLNA; this is encoded by the coding sequence ATGAGCGTTGTCCTAGCCGGTGATATTGGCGGAACCAAAACCATTTTGCGATTGGTGGAGGTGACCCAGCATCAGAACCATCCCCAATTGCAACTTCTCCATGAACAAACCTACCCCAGTCAAGACTATCCCGATTTAGTTCCCATTGCCGCCGGCTTCTTGAAAGAGGCCGAGTATTCCGGCCCGGTTCAACGGGCCTGTTTCGGAATCGCCGGGCCCGTGGTTAACAACAGCTCGCAACTGACGAACCTTTCTTGGTCCTTAGAGGGAACTCGCCTGGCCCGAGAGCTGGAGATTAAGTCCGTCACCCTGATTAACGACTTCGCTGCGATTGGTTACGGGGTTTTGGGATTGGATGAGGCGGATTTACATCGGCTTCAGGAGGTGAACCCGGCTCAGAAACAACGACGGGATGCTCCTTTAGCGGTTCTGGGGGCAGGCACAGGGCTGGGGCAGTGTTTTCTCATTTCTTACGGAACTCAGACCCACGTGGGCGCAACAGAAGGCGGACATAGTGATTTTGCCCCCCGGACAGCCCTGGAATTTGAACTCTTGGACTATCTCAAGTCTAGTCAGTCCTTAGATCGGGTCTCCGTGGAACGGGTGGTGTCGGGACAGGGAATTGTCTCGATTTATGAGTTTCTCTGCGATCGCCATTTTGCAGACCATGCCAATTGTCGGCAGATGTTGGCAGCGGAGACTCCGGCGGCGGCGATTTCTGAGGCAGCCCTGGAGGAGTCGGATGAGATTTCTCAGAAAACCATGGAGATGTTCGTCTCCGCCTATGGAGCCGAGGCGGGGAACTTGGCCTTAAAACTGTTGCCCTATCGCGGTCTCTATATTGCGGGGGGGATTGCGGCGAAAATTCTGCCCCTGCTGCATCGCAATCAGACCTTTATGACGGCCTATCTGGATAAGGGACGGGTGAGTCCGTTGTTAAAAGAGATTCCCGTTGAGGTGGTCCTAGAACCCAAGGTGGGATTGATTGGGGCCGCGATTTGTGCTGACCTGAACGCCTAG